The following coding sequences are from one Camarhynchus parvulus chromosome 1, STF_HiC, whole genome shotgun sequence window:
- the RAP2A gene encoding ras-related protein Rap-2a yields the protein MREYKVVVLGSGGVGKSALTVQFVTGTFIEKYDPTIEDFYRKEIEVDASPSVLEILDTAGTEQFASMRDLYIKNGQGFILVYSLVNQQSFQDIRPMRDQIIRVKRYEKVPVILVGNKVDLESEREVSLSEGRALAEEWGCPFMETSAKSKTMVDELFAEIVRQMNYAAQPDKDDPCCSACNIQ from the exons ATGCGCGAGTACaaggtggtggtgctgggctcGGGCGGGGTGGGGAAGTCGGCGCTCACGGTGCAGTTCGTGACCGGCACCTTCATCGAGAAGTACGACCCCACCATCGAGGACTTCTACCGCAAGGAGATCGAGGTGGACGCCTCCCCCTCCGTCCTGGAGATCCTGGACACGGCGGGCACTGAGCAGTTCGCCTCCATGCGGGACCTCTACATCAAGAACGGGCAGGGCTTCATCCTCGTCTACAGCCTGGTCAACCAGCAGAGCTTCCAGGACATCCGACCCATGCGCGACCAGATCATCCGCGTCAAGAG GTATGAGAAGGTGCCAGTAATTCTGGTTGGTAATAAAGTGGACCTGGAAAGTGAGAGAGAAGTATCATTGAGTGAAGGCAGAGCCTTAGCTGAAGAATGGGGCTGCCCCTTTATGGAGACCTCTGCTAAAAGTAAAACAATGGTGGATGAGCTCTTTGCGGAAATTGTTAGACAAATGAACTATGCAGCACAGCCAGACAAAGATGATCCATGCTGTTCTGCATGTAATATACAATAG